Proteins found in one Bacteroidales bacterium genomic segment:
- a CDS encoding efflux RND transporter periplasmic adaptor subunit yields the protein MKKILLIAIAGLFIISCSTDKKSKLEKLKKQYQEIAEQIKNLENEIAKEEGTGTGKDKITEVVITDLKKDEFNHYLEVQGKIDGDENIAVSPKNVGVVTAINVKEGDIVTKGQVLAQLDDAVLKQSLATLDSSLTFVTNIYNKQKRLWDQKIGSEVQYLTAKNNKETVENSIKTLKEQIAMSKIVSPINGTIEEIPIKVGQMVTPGYTTAFQVVNLSKVKVSADVAEAYASKLKSGNEVIVKFPDLNKEVTSKISFSSKFIDVVNRTFTVEVKLDNSDETYRANMIAIIKINDYHVDSAFSIPVNVIQKVEDENYVYIAVKESDKYVAKKVKIKIGQNYNGYTEVLDGLKEGDKLITSGYQNLDDGQTLKF from the coding sequence ATGAAAAAGATTTTATTAATTGCAATTGCCGGATTATTTATCATCTCTTGTAGTACGGACAAAAAATCCAAGCTCGAAAAATTAAAAAAGCAATATCAAGAGATCGCTGAACAAATCAAAAATCTTGAAAATGAAATAGCCAAAGAGGAAGGTACAGGAACCGGAAAAGATAAAATTACCGAAGTTGTTATTACCGATTTGAAAAAAGATGAATTCAACCATTACCTGGAAGTACAAGGTAAAATTGACGGAGATGAAAACATCGCGGTAAGTCCTAAAAATGTTGGCGTGGTTACAGCGATAAATGTGAAGGAAGGAGATATAGTTACAAAAGGACAGGTTCTTGCTCAACTTGATGATGCCGTGCTGAAACAATCTCTGGCAACACTTGATTCATCATTGACCTTTGTTACAAACATATACAACAAGCAAAAAAGATTGTGGGATCAAAAGATTGGTTCGGAAGTACAATATCTTACTGCAAAAAATAATAAAGAAACAGTTGAAAATAGTATTAAAACATTAAAAGAACAGATTGCGATGTCGAAGATCGTTTCTCCGATAAATGGTACAATAGAAGAAATTCCAATTAAAGTAGGACAAATGGTTACACCCGGATATACTACGGCATTCCAGGTGGTTAATCTTTCAAAAGTAAAAGTGTCAGCTGATGTAGCTGAAGCATATGCTTCAAAATTAAAATCAGGAAATGAAGTCATAGTAAAATTCCCCGATCTTAATAAAGAAGTTACTTCAAAAATTTCTTTCTCGAGTAAATTTATTGATGTTGTTAACAGAACGTTTACAGTTGAAGTTAAACTGGACAACAGCGATGAAACATACAGGGCAAATATGATAGCTATAATAAAAATAAATGATTATCATGTTGATTCTGCATTTTCTATTCCGGTAAATGTTATTCAGAAAGTGGAAGATGAGAATTATGTTTATATAGCAGTTAAGGAAAGCGACAAGTATGTAGCAAAAAAAGTTAAAATAAAAATCGGTCAAAATTATAATGGCTATACTGAAGTTTTGGATGGGCTTAAAGAAGGCGATAAACTGATCACTTCCGGATATCAGAACCTGGATGATGGTCAGACATTAAAATTTTAA
- a CDS encoding TolC family protein yields the protein MKKTCIIILFYFLISGSIAQNAKDSVMSFSLSQALEYTMQNSPVIKNANLDLEIAKKKIWETTTIGLPQVNSTLSYSYMITLSPTIEQFNSFGENFGQIYGMLGSLAYNTGNIPVLTKLDSISKANASSETVTENDMKWGLTYDITVSEIIFNGAYLVGLQTAKIYKEFSEISITKSNIDAVEEVSNAYYLVLIAQENKNILDTIYSNTEKLYTYIKSMNAEGLVEETDVDQMQLTLSTIKNTRDMITRQLEVVKNLLKYQMGIELSKTIVLTDNLNSLLETSDLAGLTLKDFKVENNVNYKLMETQEKLSGLNLKLQKSALLPDVVAFYSHQENFNDKSFSFTPPNLVGVSMNIPIFGSGMKIAKIQQAKIGLEKVRNLKQQVSLGLQTTFINAKSKYTTALNTYITKKQNVILAEKIYNKSLVKYQEGIIGSMELTVSQNQYLQAQSEYYTSIIELTTAKSELEKLLK from the coding sequence ATGAAAAAGACGTGTATCATAATTTTATTTTATTTCTTAATTAGCGGTTCTATAGCTCAAAATGCTAAAGATAGCGTAATGTCATTTTCTTTATCACAGGCATTGGAATATACAATGCAAAACAGCCCGGTAATAAAAAATGCAAATCTCGATTTGGAAATCGCTAAAAAGAAAATATGGGAAACCACTACTATTGGCTTACCGCAAGTGAATTCAACTTTATCATATTCATATATGATTACACTATCACCAACCATAGAACAATTTAATTCATTTGGTGAAAACTTTGGTCAGATTTATGGCATGCTTGGATCGCTTGCATATAATACAGGAAATATACCTGTACTTACTAAACTCGACAGTATCAGTAAAGCAAATGCCAGTTCCGAAACGGTTACTGAAAACGATATGAAATGGGGTTTGACATATGATATTACTGTATCCGAAATAATTTTTAACGGTGCATATCTTGTCGGATTGCAGACAGCAAAGATTTATAAAGAATTTTCTGAAATTAGTATTACCAAATCAAATATAGATGCAGTTGAAGAAGTTTCAAATGCATACTACCTTGTTTTGATTGCACAGGAAAATAAAAATATTTTGGATACGATATATTCTAACACTGAAAAATTATATACGTACATAAAAAGCATGAATGCTGAAGGGCTGGTTGAAGAAACCGATGTTGACCAGATGCAGCTTACTTTAAGCACTATCAAAAATACCCGCGATATGATAACCCGTCAGCTTGAAGTGGTGAAAAATTTATTAAAATACCAGATGGGGATTGAGCTTAGCAAGACAATTGTTCTTACTGATAATTTAAATTCATTACTTGAAACTTCAGACCTGGCAGGACTTACTTTAAAAGATTTTAAAGTAGAGAATAATGTGAATTATAAATTAATGGAAACACAGGAAAAATTATCGGGATTAAATTTAAAACTTCAGAAATCAGCGTTGTTACCCGATGTAGTAGCTTTTTATTCACACCAGGAAAATTTTAATGATAAGTCATTTTCATTTACACCTCCTAATTTAGTTGGTGTAAGTATGAACATCCCGATTTTTGGCAGCGGAATGAAAATAGCAAAAATTCAACAGGCTAAGATCGGGCTGGAAAAAGTCAGGAACTTAAAACAACAGGTATCATTGGGGTTGCAGACAACATTTATCAATGCAAAATCAAAATACACAACAGCGCTGAATACCTATATTACAAAAAAACAAAATGTGATTTTAGCAGAAAAAATTTATAATAAAAGCCTGGTTAAATACCAGGAAGGTATCATTGGCAGCATGGAACTTACTGTATCTCAAAACCAGTATTTACAGGCACAGTCAGAATACTATACTTCAATAATTGAACTTACAACAGCAAAATCAGAATTAGAAAAATTATTAAAATAA
- a CDS encoding TetR/AcrR family transcriptional regulator: MEEVILKISQLYMKYGIRSVTMDDVAKELGISKKTLYQYFKDKDDLVQKVVSHYMNMLMEGLNKLEDNTNNAIENLLQMSRYLTQMLKQANTSVTFDLQKYYPEIWSKTIMNRMELVYELTKSNMLQGIKEGLYRSNLDVDIIAHLYLFRIEMTKLFEKMQEKNFSFENIFKELFIYHIRGIANKKGIEYLEKKLNIDERQ, translated from the coding sequence ATGGAAGAAGTAATATTAAAAATCTCACAGCTTTATATGAAATACGGCATTCGTAGTGTTACTATGGATGATGTTGCGAAGGAGCTGGGAATTTCAAAAAAAACCCTTTATCAATATTTTAAAGATAAAGATGACCTGGTACAAAAGGTTGTTAGTCATTATATGAATATGTTAATGGAAGGGCTTAATAAATTAGAAGATAATACAAATAATGCAATAGAGAACCTTTTGCAGATGAGTCGTTATCTTACACAAATGCTGAAACAAGCTAATACTTCAGTTACTTTCGATCTGCAGAAATATTATCCGGAAATATGGTCAAAAACGATCATGAACCGAATGGAGCTTGTTTATGAATTGACTAAAAGTAATATGTTACAGGGAATAAAAGAAGGACTGTATAGGAGTAATCTTGATGTTGATATTATTGCTCACTTGTATCTTTTCAGAATAGAAATGACTAAACTTTTTGAAAAAATGCAAGAGAAAAATTTTTCATTTGAAAACATTTTTAAAGAATTATTCATATATCACATCAGGGGAATTGCAAATAAAAAAGGTATAGAGTACCTGGAGAAGAAACTTAATATTGACGAACGACAATAA
- a CDS encoding TetR/AcrR family transcriptional regulator gives MARSNDIKQRTIKAARELFFQQDYTHVSINDIIKKADISKKTLYRYFECKDDILIEVVDDFTYKLTSSINEFLMREDIEFPEKLKIIFTNTAVALSKISPCFMNNIRYSSPEAWKKVTSYKRDISKMCFSFLMDEGIKKGHISKNINKDIALITFLSAVESLFDPSFLDQLPKDMVARIPRSPKDLFDGIVKVIYEGILSEEAKKKYLYNV, from the coding sequence ATGGCAAGAAGCAACGACATTAAGCAAAGAACAATAAAAGCTGCACGTGAACTTTTCTTCCAGCAGGATTATACTCATGTTTCAATTAATGATATCATAAAAAAAGCTGATATCAGCAAGAAAACACTTTACCGTTATTTTGAATGTAAAGATGATATCCTGATTGAAGTGGTAGATGATTTCACATATAAACTTACAAGCAGCATAAATGAATTTTTAATGAGGGAGGATATTGAATTCCCTGAAAAATTAAAAATTATTTTTACAAACACCGCTGTAGCGCTTTCAAAAATTTCACCATGCTTTATGAATAATATCAGGTACTCATCGCCTGAGGCATGGAAAAAAGTTACATCTTACAAAAGAGATATTTCTAAAATGTGCTTTTCATTCCTGATGGATGAAGGAATAAAGAAAGGACATATTTCAAAAAATATCAATAAAGATATTGCATTGATAACATTCCTCTCAGCTGTGGAAAGCTTATTCGATCCAAGCTTCCTGGATCAACTTCCAAAAGATATGGTAGCACGCATCCCCCGTTCGCCAAAAGATCTTTTCGATGGTATTGTTAAAGTAATTTATGAAGGTATTTTATCCGAAGAAGCGAAAAAGAAATATCTTTATAATGTTTAA
- a CDS encoding alpha/beta hydrolase produces MKSILLFTILSFFTITNGFSQEEPIILKTLKGEIKGTLTLPKNKNNIPVVLIIAGSGPTDRNGNSPLLGVNTNSYKLIAEKLQKNGIASVRFDKRGIGESKDTTFKEKNMRFENYIDDVKAWIEFLSKDNRFNKIIIAGHSEGSLIGMVASVDNPKVNAYISISGAARSIDEILKEQLALQPQSLKDLAFPMMDTLKKGDTLTNVPKYLYSLFRPSIQPYMISWMKYNPQEEIKKITVPVLILQGSTDIQVSESEANLLSTANPAAKKIIIKNMNHVLKDCDFIDKQKQMTTIYSNPKLPLNKIFVKEMISFIKELKYTES; encoded by the coding sequence ATGAAATCAATTTTATTATTTACAATTTTAAGTTTTTTTACTATTACAAATGGATTTTCGCAGGAAGAGCCAATTATACTTAAGACTTTAAAAGGCGAAATAAAAGGAACTTTGACTTTACCCAAAAATAAAAATAATATTCCTGTTGTATTGATCATTGCAGGCTCCGGTCCAACCGACAGGAACGGTAACAGTCCGTTGTTAGGGGTGAATACAAATTCATATAAATTAATTGCTGAAAAACTTCAGAAAAACGGAATTGCATCTGTTCGTTTTGATAAGCGCGGAATTGGTGAAAGCAAAGACACAACGTTCAAAGAAAAGAACATGCGTTTCGAAAATTATATTGATGATGTAAAAGCATGGATCGAATTTTTATCAAAAGACAATAGATTCAACAAAATAATTATTGCAGGGCATAGCGAGGGTTCGCTGATAGGTATGGTTGCATCTGTTGATAATCCTAAGGTTAATGCTTATATTTCCATATCGGGTGCAGCTCGTTCAATAGACGAAATTTTGAAAGAGCAATTGGCATTACAGCCACAATCACTAAAAGATTTGGCTTTCCCGATGATGGATACATTAAAAAAAGGTGATACGCTTACAAACGTCCCAAAATATTTATATAGTTTATTCAGGCCAAGCATACAACCTTATATGATTTCATGGATGAAATACAACCCGCAGGAAGAGATAAAAAAAATAACGGTACCTGTATTGATCCTTCAGGGCTCAACAGACATACAGGTTTCCGAATCAGAAGCAAATTTATTGTCGACAGCTAATCCTGCTGCAAAGAAAATAATCATTAAAAATATGAATCATGTTTTGAAAGATTGTGATTTTATAGACAAACAAAAACAAATGACCACTATATATAGTAATCCTAAATTGCCTCTAAATAAAATATTTGTAAAAGAGATGATTTCTTTTATTAAAGAGCTTAAATATACAGAATCTTAG
- a CDS encoding patatin-like phospholipase family protein: MSTDKNTFRIGVCMAGAVSAGAYTAGVIDYLMEALENWQKAKELNLPGVPIHDVCIEVLSGASAGGMTAAITAASIQNDFPHISQKNYEGDEGKKNPLFNSWVNLTEKHGNDMMNQMLSIGDIKNKEKNPCKEVKSGFNSDFIDVIANRTINNVVKDTNFKRPYFADDMELLTTITNLRGYNYKLNFTTALGESNYWMTMHKDIMHFQLNETGKYHNDGKIPLHFKDEDGLNKDLLINAAMATGAFPVGLIPRVIKRDPKFINDNPLLRDDNHKDVIVNPLSDYENVNVDGGVINNEPFELTEKILENRRRAEIEKVQGKEAAEKYVFNKSSDKFDTTLLMIDPFPNYSDGPDPNYFPLIAIKFAAASLLGAMRQQLMLKTDQIREAFSEENYTRFMISPIRSSKGKTEEYSIACGALGGFGGFFSKKFRVHDFMLGRRNCQKFLQRFFSVPVNVKNPIIVFGYDGMEKDFEIKSENDGNIFLPIIPDIRVVKDEATGKYKIIKPEKETEFPYPKVKLSYLLSLRKKMIKRFGAVFFNIKNGENPLYKKEISPVLERLRKKSSPLRPVTSVLSKLALYTYLGIGISVGKKVAAKSFIDSVIADMEKRGLLEEDK; this comes from the coding sequence ATGTCAACTGATAAAAACACGTTTCGTATTGGCGTTTGTATGGCAGGTGCAGTTTCTGCAGGTGCATACACAGCCGGAGTTATTGATTATTTAATGGAAGCATTGGAAAACTGGCAGAAAGCAAAAGAACTAAATTTGCCCGGTGTTCCTATACATGATGTATGTATTGAAGTATTAAGCGGAGCTTCTGCAGGTGGCATGACTGCTGCTATTACAGCGGCTTCAATACAAAATGATTTTCCTCATATCAGTCAGAAAAATTACGAAGGTGATGAAGGTAAAAAAAATCCTTTGTTCAATTCATGGGTGAATCTTACAGAAAAGCATGGTAACGATATGATGAACCAGATGCTTAGCATAGGTGATATAAAAAATAAAGAAAAGAATCCCTGTAAAGAAGTGAAGTCAGGTTTCAATTCCGATTTTATTGATGTGATTGCCAATCGCACTATAAATAATGTTGTTAAAGACACAAACTTTAAGCGACCTTATTTTGCCGATGATATGGAATTGCTTACCACTATTACAAATTTACGGGGATATAATTATAAATTAAATTTTACTACAGCTTTAGGTGAAAGCAATTATTGGATGACAATGCATAAAGATATCATGCATTTTCAGCTTAATGAAACAGGCAAGTATCATAATGACGGGAAAATACCGTTACATTTTAAGGATGAGGATGGGTTAAATAAAGATTTGCTGATTAATGCTGCCATGGCTACCGGCGCATTTCCTGTTGGTCTTATCCCAAGGGTTATAAAACGCGATCCGAAATTTATTAACGATAATCCATTGCTGAGAGATGATAACCATAAAGATGTTATCGTAAACCCATTGTCCGATTACGAGAATGTAAATGTTGATGGAGGCGTTATTAATAATGAACCTTTTGAACTTACCGAAAAAATTCTTGAAAACAGAAGAAGAGCAGAAATTGAAAAAGTCCAGGGAAAAGAAGCCGCCGAAAAATATGTGTTTAATAAATCTTCCGATAAGTTCGATACTACACTTTTAATGATTGACCCTTTTCCAAATTATAGCGATGGCCCCGATCCGAATTATTTTCCATTGATTGCAATTAAATTTGCAGCTGCATCACTTTTAGGCGCAATGCGTCAGCAGTTGATGTTGAAAACAGATCAGATAAGAGAAGCATTCAGCGAAGAAAATTATACCCGCTTTATGATTTCGCCTATTCGTTCATCAAAAGGTAAAACCGAAGAATATAGTATTGCCTGTGGGGCACTTGGCGGTTTTGGCGGTTTCTTCAGTAAAAAATTCCGTGTTCATGATTTCATGCTTGGCAGAAGAAATTGTCAGAAATTTTTACAACGTTTTTTCAGTGTGCCGGTAAATGTAAAAAATCCGATAATCGTATTCGGCTACGATGGAATGGAAAAAGATTTTGAAATTAAAAGCGAAAACGACGGAAATATCTTTCTTCCTATAATCCCCGATATTCGCGTAGTTAAAGATGAAGCAACAGGTAAATACAAAATAATAAAACCTGAAAAAGAAACAGAATTCCCTTATCCAAAAGTAAAACTGAGTTACCTGTTAAGTTTAAGAAAAAAAATGATCAAGCGATTCGGCGCCGTATTTTTCAATATTAAAAACGGTGAGAATCCTTTATATAAAAAAGAAATCAGCCCTGTGCTTGAACGCCTGAGGAAAAAGTCGTCGCCTTTACGTCCTGTAACAAGCGTATTATCAAAATTGGCATTATATACTTACCTGGGAATAGGAATATCTGTAGGGAAAAAAGTTGCTGCAAAAAGCTTTATTGATTCCGTAATTGCAGATATGGAAAAACGCGGGTTGCTTGAAGAAGATAAATAG